A segment of the Lolium perenne isolate Kyuss_39 chromosome 3, Kyuss_2.0, whole genome shotgun sequence genome:
GGGGATTTATTTGGCGGGTAGGGAATGGATCTAATATCAATATTTGGTCTGATCCCTGGTTACCAAATAGTCCAACAAGGAGGATTTTTACTCCAAGGGGAGGTGTGCTATTGACAAAGGTGGAGGACCTGATAAACCCTATTACGGGTGCATGGGATGTGCAATTATTGGAAGACAATTTTATCATCAGTGATGTAAGAAGAATAGTGGCGATCCCATTGTCGAATTGGGAGTCAGAGGATATGGTGGCTTGGCACTATAACAAGAACGGCATGTTTACAGTAAAGTCAGCCTATCATGTGGAGTGGCAACATCAATATGGGAGTCGGTCAAGGAGGAATGATCAACAAAGTAGCTCTATAATAAATCCTGTGTGGGGGAAAGTCTGGAAGCTAAATGTGCCGGCAAAAGTGAAGATATTCACGTGGAGGGCGCTACATGGGATCATTCCCTGTATGTGCATTTTGGCTAATAGACATATTGAATCATCGGGACAGTGCCCATTGTGTGAGATTGCGGCAGAAGACATAAAGCATATGCTTTTCACATGTGATAAAGCTCGAGAAGTCTGGCAAGCACTGGGGTTGGAGCATGTAGTACGTGAGGCGGCTCGAGTTGATCGATCGGGGTCGACAGTGTTGGAACATATTCTGACGAGGAAACATCAAGTGCCGAGTCTAGGAACCCTACCAGTACATGAAATAATAGCAACTGCGGGGTGGTTTATTTGGTGGAGACGGAGGGAAAAGAAATTTGGGGGTACTGTACTGCTAGCTAGCAGATCGGCGCTCTCAATAAAAGCCATGGTGGCTAACTGTGCCAGAACAAAGATTAATAGACATGGGACTATGAAGCAGGGATGGACTAAACCGCCGGCAGGTTATGTAAAGGTAAATACAGATGCAGCGGTGGATCTTGATTCAAGAGTAGCGTCTACAGGGTGCATAATTAGGGATTCCTCTGGTCAATTTTTAGCGGCCTGTAGAGCTCAGATTGAAGGGGTCTTGGATGTGGTGACGGCGGAAGCCCAAGCATTACGTGATGGGCTGCGCCTAGCGGAGAGAATTGGGTGCAATCATTTGTATATTGAGACTGATTCTCAGGAGGTGGTGGATGCGATAAAGGAGCCAGATCAGTATAGAATTGCAGGAATGCCGTATCTGGACGAGTGTCGGGAGATCGTGGCAGGGTTTGCTTCGACACGTCTAAACCATTGTGCTAGGGAGGTGAACAAAGCAGCAGATGCTATAGCTAGATCAGTAGTTGATTCTGAGTATAGTTTTTGGATAGATGATCCTCCCCTCTTTCTCTATCCACAGCTGGTGGATGATGTAACCATTCTCTCATGTAATCTTGTTAAGGAGCAGCAGGTActtgacgcactcttttccttccagggtacctaaggggactggaaggtttttaatgaggcggcctgcTGACTCAGTTATAGTAATATATTTGgttgttcaaaaaaaaaggatCTATACCCTGTATAAAAGTTAGACAACTTGAGGCAATCCTCCTAAATTGGGTACCGTAGATCCATAATTTTTTACATCACTTACAGTGATCCTTTAGCTTCTATTTTGGATTTTCCATTTTTCTTGTTTGCTTAATCTTTGAAATTTGCCGTTCGGGCTACCGGTTGCCTTGTGAGATCTTCCCGGTTTCTGTTTTGTTGGAGCCGGTCAAAGATTAGTTAGTTAGATTTCTACCACATGTCCACTACGAGTGTCATCATTCTATTGAGAAACAATTTTATGTgtccttcctgatttcaatatggAACAATCAAGAGATCTACCGCTTAGCATTGGCTTCACTTAGGGCCATAGCGACATAAACCGGCCAGTTGCATCCCCACGACCCTACCCAAATCTCCTCCATCTCCTTCTTTCATCTTTCGTCTTCCTTCAAATCTCCATCGTCTTTGTCGCCCCTTTCAACAAGAGCGGACGTTGGCGACCTCTTTTGGCTAGGCAGCGGCATGTTGGTCTTCGGTCTTTCTCCGGCCATCTGGCATCGCGTCCATCTTCTTACTGCAACATTGGCGTGCTCGCTGCCTTTTTCCATGTTCTGTTCCCTCTCTAGGTTGTCTCCGAGGAGTTCTTCTCTTCTGAGTGCTCCTCTTTTGATTTATTGTTTCATGTCGTTGATTTATGTTTGGATTGGGTATATGCGCTTTGATCGGTTCATTGGTGTGTGTGATCATTATTTCTGAGTTGTGACATATGCCTGTCTTTATGTGCGTCCTGGCGGTATCCTTCTCGAATTGATGTCCTCCTGTTGAGTTGATTTGTTGTTTTGGTTGTGGAGATTGTTTACTTAAGGGCATTGTTTCTTTTCCACGCAGATCGTCGGGTTTTGCTTCGCTCCCTATGAGTGGTCGTCGTCCTGATGTTCATCGTCGGATCCCTCCACCTCGCTGCGGCAGCGCCATTATCATGAATGTATCAACAGTTCGGCACTATTTTGCTTCTCGCTGATGGCAATCATGGCAATTGTCCGGCTGACACACACGGAAGGCGTGGTAGGCGGCCCTCTTGCTCGCGCTCTCTGTCGGTGCTTTCAAGTCCACCTTTGAAGATGTCAATGGCGAGTACCTCTCTCTCCGTGTTGGTAGGTCTCGGAGCGATGTGCGTGGAAGGCGGGAACTTGCGTCGCCAACCCGTTCCAGCTGATGTTTTACTCGCATCGTCCCGTGCTGCGATTTCCGCTCTCCTGCGTTTTTCCGCTTATTCGTTTGCTCTGCCTAATGCTTCCTTCGTGTGTTGTTCCGGATGGTTCTCTGTCTTCTGTCGTGTACGATACGAATGCTGTCAGGCGAGACCACGAGAGGTCCGTCTATGGCTCTATGCAAGCGTCTGGTTGGCTTCGTTCTTATCTTTGCCGAGTTTTCTCTTTTCATGACTTGCTTTTATGATGGAACCGTACTTTCATCTCAGCCTGCGTCCATCGGCGTTGGTATCTCTAAGGTCCATATACTCTGTTTCTTCGGTTCATTGTGGTTTCCTGTTGTTTCTTCTTAATTAATTCGCTTTTATTAGGGTATAACGGAGGTGGATTTGTCGATGTTAGGCTTTAGTCGTGTGTGAACAAATTTGGTCCTTCGGCGTCTTGCTTCTTCTATGGATGTTTGATCTGTTTTTCGATAGAGGGCACTTTATTACTCGAAGTATCAAGCATTTCACACAGCCTCTGCATAGCTAAGTTGCACACAACCATTTATGAATCTAGTATCCAAACAAAAGAGTAGAGAAAtgataaaagaaaaaaaaagccaACTAGTCGACAATTCCATTGGATTCTATCCTACGATTATGCAGCCACCTATGTTGGGTAATAAACTCCTTGGCTTATTCTtcaaccgtgtagacacctccataaataggtctcggttctcgaaGCGTTGAAGCGGTGACCATGAATGAAGCATAGTTGTACACATGTAAATAACCTCCATAATAGAACTATTTTTGTCATAAAAAAACCTTATCGTTTCTACACAGCCAAAGCAACCATACAACTGCAATCCCTTCCACTCGGATAATTTCTGTGGATGCTTGATCTGTATGAACATGGTTCATGGATGCCTCTTgtgcatgctctatcttatgttggGATTTGGGAACCGTTTTGTCCAACGAGATCTCATGATTGCCAGCGTGTTAGTTTGCCGATTCTTTCGTCAGTTGGTCCATCGGATGGTTTTGCTGCTTCTATCTCAAGACCTGTTGTTCTTAGACCGGATGCTCGCCCTGCTACTGCTTCGTCTGTTCTTTGACATGGTGTTTACTTATTTTCCAATTTCTGATGACCCCTTCTTTTTCTGCCTGTATGTAGTTGATGAGTCTTCCTTTGTTCCTGCTGATTCCgcatcttcaaagaaaacaagatgacgacgaagaaagaagaaagcaagcatgccacCGCATCTCCCTTCGACGACGATGCTGAGTCTTTCGACGACGACGGTGAGCCTTCAATCCGTCGCTCCAGGTTTTGCCATCTACGATGAGAACTCCGACGCACCAACTAGCAGAAATACTCTTATCTTATTGTCCTACTTTTTTGCCTGCTTATTTAGCTAGGACAACTGGATATGTATCATTTAAACTCGACGAAATCAACCTTTTGTTGTATCTCGTTTAGATTAGACTACTTGTGAGCTAACTTAATCTGAATTGTATTGGCATTGGTCCGAGGACCCCGGAATTTCAGACAGAACTCGACATTCAGTCAAACAGGAACCAACGTGAAGGCAACAAACACACTGTGTGCTCATCTTCAAAGAAAGCATCAAAATGACGCACTTAACAAATCTCCCACCTAACAAAGGCAATGTCACAGTAATTTCGTTCCCCCATCATTCCTGCAGCAGGTATTACCTGACATAACCCCATGATTTAATAATCAAATCAAAATGTATTATAGGTGTTTGTGCATAATATAAATAAATTATATAGAAGATATTACCAATAACATTATAGCACTGCTACTACGCGGCGCTACCAtctcacgggcgcggcgtgccgccacgCCTTTGCCTCCTAGTACTCGATTTAGTTTTCATACTATTAGTTATCGCTGTTTTAGTAGCTCCTTACACTTATATTCGCGAGTCTTCCAATAACAGTACGTGGATATGTCCTTGGCGGATCAACGTACAATGTTTCTTGGATTCGAAAAATCCACGTGCTGACAAATTATGTTTGATctaaaattgttcttttaggcaGGCAGAAGTGAAGTAAGCAAAGTTTTGGAGGATTTGCGTGGGATGTTGATGGGTGGAACAGAGATGTGAGAGGGGCCAGTGCCGGTCCGTAGCGTTTGTACCTACGGATCTCCAATATATCTGATATACGTAGAGTTGATTGGGTGTCAAAACGTGCCTTGGCCCTCTCCCGCAagggaaagaaagaaagaaagaaagaaaggcaaACAAAACCCTAATCTCCTCTCCCCCGCCGCAAGGGCAAGATTTGCTTGCTGCTCGCCACCGGCCACCGGCCATCCCAGACCAGACCCATGCCACGCAAAAGAAGCAAGCTCTGCTCGCAGTCAGGATCGCCCCTGATGATGGCGTCTGGATCCGCTTCTTCCAGCTCTGATCCCCTTCTCCGGAGGAGGGGGCTTATTTCGTGCTTACACAGCCCAACTTGCCTGCCCCAAGGCGCCGGCGATGATGCGCCCACCGTCGAGCCTCCTCTTCCCGACAACGATTTGCCCCAAGCCATCTGCGACCTCATCGTCCCCTTCTACGAGGAGGCCTTCCATCGGCTGCCCTGCGAGACCATGCCGGACCTCGTCGGCCTCCTTACCACCGGCGGCTTGTGCCTCGGCCTCCTCGACCCTGTCTCCAACATCATCCTCAACACCCTCGCCCTCCTCCCCCAAGACGCCGCCGCAGCAGCAGCTTCCTCCTCTCCACCCGCCGGTAAGAGGTCCAAAAGACTAGTGGGCAAAACCTTGGCCAAATCCAATAGCGGTGTCTACGACTGGCAATCGCTTGCAGGCAGGTCCTACTACAGTCTCGTGGGCTTCCTCATGGCATACTTCGGATGGCTCACTGAGGAACAGGCCATCCGATACCTCTACCGGGCCAACGCCAATCTCCTCCTTGCCCTCAAGCTCATCCAACACGATCTGTATGCTGAAGTTGAAGAACCACTGGACCCTGACTCTGAAAGGGCGTGTGCTGCCCTCAAGTGGGCGGCCACCAGGGCAGGCCACCCTTCGCCCACCACTTTGGCTCAGGCCATGACAATCCGGCTCAAAGATGCCGACTTTGACCTCCTACAGAAGCAATTTTCAGCTGATGGTACTCCTCCTCCTATCATGGCTAAGGATGCTGAAGCAATCAGCCGTATTGTGAGGAGGCCGCTTTATGTTACCGGCATAAGCCATGATGCCATAGATAAACTGGCTTTCCATGTTGGTCATAACCTTGATGTTATGGGGGCTGAAACGGAAGCTATCCCTACTGCAGGGACCATCAGCACCACCTACAGCTTTCACAGCCGCCCCATCTGGTCGGTGCAGTCTGAACTGTCTCATGAGCTAGAAGATTGCCTGGATGAAGCAGTTCGCCAGTCAGTCTTGTTCAAGGCCCCGTGTGGCGACGACTGCGATTACCGGCAGTCTCTCAACATGTACCTCCATGGTATGATTCACAACTTCTACATCAAGGCTCTCAAGCTGCTGCCCACACCCTCTGGCTCCCTCATGCGTGGCTTCCTCATAGCTGGCCACTGCTATGGCTCCATGGACCCTGTCTCCAACATCATCGTCAACTCCATCTGGTTCTACATGCATGGCTCCTTTCTCCCACTTCCTGAACAAAGGAAGATGAAAAACTACATTGACATCTTCGACCCCATGGCGCTGCTTCCCTCACAAGTTTATTCCCTCAAGGGCCTTACAGAGCTGGCCAAATTTGCCGACCCCCAGTTCTTACTGCCGGCCAAATTTGCCGACCCCCAGATCTTACTGCCGGCGTGTGCTCTGGAGACACTCTGCATTGCAAGATGCAACATTGTTGAGATGTTATCATCAACATCGGCAGAGAGGCTTGAAACAAACCCCTTCCATGAAGCTGCCACGGTCGCTGAACACCCTCTGCCCCTTCAGCTGGGTGAACTGCACCGGCAGTTGCTGCTTATGCCTTATGAGCGAAACAAGCTTCTCTCCTGTATAACTAGGGCTCAAACTTGTAAGACTGTGTTGCCACTTGATGAGATGACACCTGTTCTGGAGGCCGTGTTGTATTCATGCAATCATCCAGTACCGGTACTAGGGCCAGCTCCTAGACTTTGTGCGAAGGCTTTGAAGATGGTGGCAAATAAGAGATCAGACTATGAGGAGAATAGGAAGTGGTTCCGTTCACAGATTGAACAGGTGCTGAAGGATTACACGTCGAAGCATTTCTGGGTAGGTATCAAAGTTGTTTTCAACCATTAGCTGCTACGTATATTCGCCTTACCTTCATTTGACCAACTCTTGCTTGTTGCAGGGACCAAAGTATAAACTTGATATTATCTTTTGTGTGGAGGAAAGCTCGGAAGCCCCCCCCAGATTTGGCAGGCACTACCAAGTCAACTTTACGGCTACTTCTGATTTGAAGCTTGAGAGGACACTATTCTTCGCCGAATTTTGGGCCTCAAGTGAGCCAAAGCCAAACTTCTGCTGCCCTCTACCCTACCCGTATGTGGGTAAGTCTGCTACTTTTCGGCCGCCGCATGGCTAATTAGTACCTGATAGCACTTGATTAGTACTTTGGGTCATGCGATCTGCTTCATACTTGCAGCTTGTACCACGTCTTCTCATGCTTGCATGCACTGCACCTAAATTTGGATTGGTTTATGAAGGTGTTTTCTATCTCTTATCTTACTGAACCATGGTTGGTTTTTGTTTGTGAATAGCCCGCTGCTACTATGGCGTGCATTCCTCAACGAAGATTGTGTATCCGGATCGCTCCGAGTACATCTACCACGATATCACGGAAAATGGAACCGACCGCGTGCATGCCCTGCTAGAGATGGACCTTGTCTACTTCAGTTCCAAGATAGACGTGCAGCTCGCGAAGCATCTGAATCATGCTGCATCCTCAGCACAGGTACCTCGGCATCCTTCGGGCTGGGCAAGGCCGAGGAAAGCGCGATGCTAAAAAACTAGCCCTGGCCTGGCCCGGCCATCGGGCGATTGTTTTTAGGCCCAGGCCCGGGAAGTTTGGGCTGGGCTGCCCATGTCAGGTATGTGCACCATGGCCGTTCAGACTATAAGTGAATCTTCTCTTGGCCGTGTAATAATATATGTCGCGGCTATAGCTAGTGTGTGATGTTATCAGCTGTAAGTGAGACCTTATATGCATTCATGCTGTGTGCTATGGTTTCCTAATGAATGCACATTCTGCGAGTATCAGGAAGTGGCGGACATTGCACTGTGATATTCTTGTACTCTGGCATGTTTTGTTTCCTTGAGCTAGCTGCTACTGGTATGCATGTGTCCCTGCCTTCTGTTTGCTGACCTTGTTAAATTTGTGTGTAAATCAAGCTAGGTTGCTTGCTGCTATGGTTGTGAAATGGGTATGATGAAGCAGGCTGTACCTTGATCTTTAACCAGATGCTCTTAATTTGGCTGCTCGATCTAGGAGATCTTATACAGTAGGAGGCTGTAGTTTCAGCCGAGTTGTCCTAGTAACATTGTGGACAAACTTAGAAACGATGGATCAGTACAGCTGCTAGTGATCATACTCCTGCTTTGTGCTGTTGCAGTTATAGCTTCTTACTCGTGGTTTGGTGGTAATAGAAGTGGTTTTCTTGGCTTTGGCTGCCATTAGTTGGAAAAGAGCTAAATTCCTGGCTTGGCTTGTCTGATATCCTAATTTTAGCATGTTGTGTGGGCAGATTCAGATGTGAATGTGATTCCACGAGTAGTTTATGATAGCTAGTAGGCCTAGCTCGGCTTGCCCTAGTTTCTCAGCCCTAGTGCCATGTCAAACCTCCAAATATCTAATCCGGTTTCGCCCGTTCCTCACCTCCCTCCACATACCAAATAAATGGTTTTGTGTTATCTTGTTAGGTTGGCTGCAGCAAACGAGTTGCTTGCTCTTGTTTCTGATGTAAAACATCAAGGCGAACATAGGTTGACCAGCATCAAAGTCATACCAGTTGCCTGCACATGTAAAGCACATTTACATCAACGCCACGTTCGCCGAAGGAAAAAAGCATGCAGAAATTGGGTCATACTCTTAATCTGTTTCACAACACTTGTATTTCAGATTATGCAAACATCTTAAGAAACCAATGAGAATGACAGAAGCCTGGTAAACAAGCACATATTAATCAATATAAGCAGCCCATATTGTAATTAATTCACGTGTAATAGTCCAATTCTTGGCCATGTTACATGCACACTGTGCGGAGCTGCAAAAGATCCGCCAAAATTCGCCCCATGTTGCGTCAACGGCCAACTTCTACATGATTTCTACTCTGGTCGGTGCAGCCCAGCAGTGTGTTTCTCACCACTATAAAATTCTAATAGTACCGTTCATATCACAAATGGTAGTACTACCTCAAGGCCTATATTTTTTTTAGAAGTCAAACTAAGTAAGTTTGACCGAAATTTTAGAAGAATCTACAACAAATATCATATTTTATAGATACCAAATGAATATATATTGGTGGGCCCTTCGTGTGTCGGTGTTTGTCTAGGTTTTGCTCGAGTATGGTTTTCGTCCGGTTTTCCGCTAATTTACTGGGCACCTTTCTTCTTAATTTTGAGATAGGCAATTTTTTTACCTGTTTAGAAAAAATAATATGAATATTTATTTCATTATTTATCTAGTGGTATTgatattatattttatatgttaaCATTTTTTAgtaaaaaataattaaatttacatagtttaactttctaaaaataatataaacctTAAACTTTGGGATGGAGCCATggaggtactccctccgtcccatggaAAATGTCATGGAAAGTGTCGAGAGTAAATTTACGAAAACCCCCTTATAATTACAATTCTTCTTGATCAGGTCCTTCATTCCCTTCCCGGCCGTCCGCGGCCCCCGCTGCCGCACGCCTCGGCCATCACTTGCCATCCGCAGATCCCTCCGCTCGAGGAGGATATCTGCTTCGTCCTTGTCTCCTTCGCTCGACCTGGAGCTACGCCGATGGGGCGCAAAGGAGGAGCTCCTTCTGTGGGGCGCGGTGGAggagctccgcctcctcctcgcaCTCCTCCGCTCGAGCAGGAGCTCTGCCTCGCTGAGAGCTTCACCCTCCTCGATCCACGCTCGTTGGGAGCCGTGGAGCTCGTGCTGCCCGGCCGCCGCTTCCCCTCACGAGCTCTACGCCGTCGCACCTCCTCCAGCATCACCGAGCCGTCGCGCCTCCTGCTGGTCCTCCAGGACTGCTTTCCCGTTTGTGGATTCCATGGACCTGCCAACGTGGGCACAAAATTCTGATGAACAAACCTCTACATCTCTAAACTTTTCATGAGATCGCTACAGCCAACTAAATAATAGATAAATTATTTTAACAGTGTACATTGGTGAATAATACGGTGTCTTCTCAGACTTTTCATgagactagtacaaatgcccgtgcgttgctacgggtcctcaaattttatttctcaatgcacaaatataattcacaactcactataaaaattcaaaactatTGTCAAATACCATTGTTTGAGAGTTTGAGTATCTACTATTGTCAAATACCATGCCATGTACTCTTTACTTTCACAATGATAGAACATGAAAAACGATGCAAAACCTGGAAGGTGATCTACAATGCAAACTGGAAAATAACTCATAGTGAAGGTATAATACATGTTAGATGATAATATTGAGTTACCTTAATTAGTGGTATTAGAATTACAATCAGTTTATTTTCAGGCCAGAGCATCAACGAACACATCAATATCATCATGTCACTCTTTAAGAAAATGTTCATCTTTTCACCTTTCCAACAAGCCCCTCAACTTCACCTCTTTCACCATTGCGTTGTTGTAGTCACCTCACTAACTATGCCAACAATGTATTTCATAGTCATCTCATCCAACGTGTCACTCCAATGGACTCAAAGAGATTGAACAATCATTATGCTACTCAGAGTGCAACTCATAAGAATGCAATGTTAATATAATGCCCCGCTTTATTTACATTCAAAAATGGCGTGTAGCTATATTAGACATTTAAAAAATCGTACAAGAAAAATACAAATTTTATATTCGACTAAGATTATTGCTTGGTAGGTCCGGTAAGTCGACGGCTCATCTGGTTGTGGTGAAGATCCTGCAAAACCATGAGAAAAATAAACCTATATTCTCTCAACCCGCTCTACTTCCCAACAAGTAGTACCACACACAAGTTCAAATAATCATGAATCCTCTGTGCTCTTTCATGCAACAAACACAAGCAATCAAAATAGCATCATAGGATAATAGAGCTTCTACAACGAGAACATGTACAAGAATTGGCACTTGCTGCTGCTCTAGTACAGTACGTGATCCGCTGAGTGGGACTCACGTGAACGTCGGGTACGTTTTAATCTGATGCATACATCATGCAGGCATTGATCGACCGATCGACCGAATTAAGAATCGCATCACAGCCAAAAGAAATCATCCACCGCCCTTTGGCGTATTCTAGCGCATTCTAGCGCGTACTCAGGTGAGGGCAATTTCACGGCCGCCACCGCGTGTATGCATTCCCGTGAACGTCGGGTAAGTTTTCATCTGATGCAGACATCATGCAGACATTGATCGATCAATCGACCGAATTAAGAATCGCATGGTGCACACAGCCGGACAGCCCAAAGACATGTATGCACGCACGATGTGCACCTTTGCATCTCACACATGCGGCTGCAATACTACATGATCTATTTTTGGTTCAGTTGACGAATCTATCCTTGATGGTCGATGGCTTATGTTGTAGAGGAGCTAGACTTGTAGCTGCTTACGTGTGGATTGGAGCAAGGCAGCAAGCCCTGGCCGGCCGGCCGGCATTGGTATGATCTAGGCCAGCATGCTCCTTTTATATAAAAGAGTTTTGGctctttttttagataaaagtccAAACCAGCAGGCTCTTTTCGTTGCCCTAATCGTATTTCTCTGCAGATGAATCTAATACGGTGTAATTAATAcataatatttttttattttgtagATGAATCTATTATGCACGGTCGATGGCTTGATGCAGGAGAGGAGGATGTGTTCCTTTTTTTCGTGTGAAAAGGGATGCCGTCGGCTGCCGTCTGATGGGCTGCCGAGCGGTGAAACTTCAGCAAACTGGTGTTGCAGCTGTTCACCTCCTCGACACCGTCAGAGTTGTGTGGTATGTTGATCCTGTATTACTGATTGGAGAATAAGAAAAAGTAGCACAGCATACTTCTCTTGGCAAGAAGGTAAGTGGATTTGGCTATTTAGGATAATCTACAATTCTACATGAAACCATGTCTGCTACCTGATTTTTGTTTACCAATTATATACGAGCATCACCCAACAACATCCTAGAATTGGTATAATTGCAGGAGTTAGTCATGAAATGCATTTTTACTAACCTGTTGCTGAAATGGCTGAGGAGTTTGCTGTCCCTGCCCAGACCCAGCACCAGAGCGCCTCATACCTGCGCGTGGACCCTGAGGCCTTGTTGGACAACTGGAACAAAGTAATTTGGCATATGGGCACCACCAGGCCTCATGCCTGGAACAAGCTGTTGCTGGAAACCGTATCCCGGCTACATGAGAGTACACATGGGATCAATATCCAGCGCTCATAGTTTTCATTCAAGTTCATCCAGG
Coding sequences within it:
- the LOC127341726 gene encoding uncharacterized protein: MPRKRSKLCSQSGSPLMMASGSASSSSDPLLRRRGLISCLHSPTCLPQGAGDDAPTVEPPLPDNDLPQAICDLIVPFYEEAFHRLPCETMPDLVGLLTTGGLCLGLLDPVSNIILNTLALLPQDAAAAAASSSPPAGKRSKRLVGKTLAKSNSGVYDWQSLAGRSYYSLVGFLMAYFGWLTEEQAIRYLYRANANLLLALKLIQHDLYAEVEEPLDPDSERACAALKWAATRAGHPSPTTLAQAMTIRLKDADFDLLQKQFSADGTPPPIMAKDAEAISRIVRRPLYVTGISHDAIDKLAFHVGHNLDVMGAETEAIPTAGTISTTYSFHSRPIWSVQSELSHELEDCLDEAVRQSVLFKAPCGDDCDYRQSLNMYLHGMIHNFYIKALKLLPTPSGSLMRGFLIAGHCYGSMDPVSNIIVNSIWFYMHGSFLPLPEQRKMKNYIDIFDPMALLPSQVYSLKGLTELAKFADPQFLLPAKFADPQILLPACALETLCIARCNIVEMLSSTSAERLETNPFHEAATVAEHPLPLQLGELHRQLLLMPYERNKLLSCITRAQTCKTVLPLDEMTPVLEAVLYSCNHPVPVLGPAPRLCAKALKMVANKRSDYEENRKWFRSQIEQVLKDYTSKHFWGPKYKLDIIFCVEESSEAPPRFGRHYQVNFTATSDLKLERTLFFAEFWASSEPKPNFCCPLPYPYVARCYYGVHSSTKIVYPDRSEYIYHDITENGTDRVHALLEMDLVYFSSKIDVQLAKHLNHAASSAQVPRHPSGWARPRKARC